The Agromyces atrinae genome window below encodes:
- a CDS encoding glycerophosphodiester phosphodiesterase has protein sequence MRHPFPGDRTTAFIDRLTTRPSLAVRVIIASAVVTTLVGVLFVSTSPPRVFAVDVFGALRAPGEPAFIVAHRGDRSQAPENTMPALELGMTGPKGFVETDVQLTSDGVPVLFHDVDLERITGESVRISDLTLAEVRERDAGEWFGADFRGTPIPTLEEFLDSFRETDARALIELKAAWSIDDVRPVIALLERFGLRDRVVLQSFSLETLDSLQRFAPHYARILLIRELPADPLPLASRLGIIGFGTTARSAAAQPAALEALHDAGIGVLCYTLNTQDSWAEVIGLGVDGIITDEPGELDAWLAVTAPGT, from the coding sequence GTGCGTCACCCGTTCCCGGGCGATCGAACGACCGCGTTCATCGATCGCCTCACCACCCGCCCGTCACTCGCCGTGCGTGTCATCATCGCGAGCGCCGTCGTCACGACACTCGTGGGAGTCCTCTTCGTGAGCACGTCGCCGCCGCGCGTGTTCGCCGTCGACGTCTTCGGTGCGCTCCGCGCCCCCGGGGAGCCGGCGTTCATCGTCGCCCATCGCGGCGACCGGAGCCAGGCCCCCGAGAACACGATGCCCGCCCTCGAACTCGGGATGACGGGGCCCAAGGGATTCGTCGAGACCGACGTCCAGCTGACGAGCGACGGCGTGCCCGTGCTCTTCCACGACGTCGACCTCGAACGCATCACGGGGGAGTCGGTGCGCATCTCCGACCTCACTCTCGCCGAGGTGCGCGAGCGCGACGCCGGTGAGTGGTTCGGGGCCGACTTCCGGGGGACGCCGATCCCGACCCTCGAGGAGTTCCTCGACTCCTTCCGCGAGACGGATGCGCGCGCCCTCATCGAACTGAAGGCGGCGTGGAGCATCGACGACGTCCGCCCCGTGATCGCGCTCCTCGAGCGCTTCGGTCTCCGTGACCGCGTCGTCCTCCAGAGCTTCAGCCTCGAGACGCTCGACTCGCTGCAGCGCTTCGCCCCGCACTATGCGCGCATCCTGCTCATCCGCGAGCTGCCCGCCGATCCGCTGCCGCTCGCGTCGCGACTCGGCATCATCGGATTCGGCACGACGGCCCGGTCGGCCGCGGCTCAGCCCGCCGCGCTCGAGGCCCTGCACGACGCGGGCATCGGCGTGCTCTGCTACACGCTCAACACGCAGGACTCCTGGGCCGAGGTCATCGGTCTGGGCGTCGACGGCATCATCACCGACGAGCCGGGTGAACTCGACGCGTGGCTCGCCGTGACGGCACCGGGGACGTAA
- a CDS encoding aldehyde dehydrogenase family protein: MTFLDYAPAPESTALLNLKNEYGLFIDGEFVDGRGESFATISPATEKHIATISSANEADVADAVAAARRAHDRVWSKLSGRDRGKYLFRIARLVQERARELAVAESLDNGKPIKESRDTDVPLVAAWFFYYAGWADKLDHAGLGASPRSLGVAGQIIPWNFPLLMLAWKIAPALAAGNTVVLKPAETTPLTALIFAEILQQADLPPGVVNIITGAGDTGQALVDHPGVDKIAFTGSTAVGRRIAKSVAGTPKKLSLELGGKAANIVFDDAPIDQAIEGIVNGIFFNQGHVCCAGSRLLVQENIHDEVVDRLKSRLSTLRLGDPLDKNTDIGAINSRAQLERIRTLSDVGVAEGADRWTADCAIPENGFWFAPTIFTNVQASHRIAREEVFGPVLSVLTFRTPAEAIAKANNTPYGLSAGIWSDKGSRILAVADKLRAGVVWANTFNRFDPASPFGGYKESGYGREGGRHGLAAYLESATAAPRALPAATDDASDAITEAPRATKKTARQPRTAKKGAAS; the protein is encoded by the coding sequence ATGACCTTCCTGGACTACGCGCCCGCTCCCGAGTCGACGGCGCTCCTGAACCTCAAGAACGAGTACGGCCTCTTCATCGACGGCGAGTTCGTCGACGGCCGCGGTGAGTCGTTCGCCACCATCTCTCCCGCGACCGAGAAGCACATCGCGACGATCTCCTCCGCGAACGAGGCGGATGTCGCCGACGCCGTCGCCGCCGCCCGCCGGGCACACGACCGGGTCTGGTCGAAGCTCTCCGGCCGCGACCGCGGCAAGTACCTCTTCCGCATCGCGCGCCTCGTGCAGGAGCGCGCTCGTGAGCTCGCCGTCGCCGAGAGCCTCGACAACGGCAAGCCGATCAAGGAGAGCCGCGACACCGACGTCCCCCTCGTCGCCGCCTGGTTCTTCTACTACGCGGGCTGGGCCGACAAGCTCGACCACGCGGGTCTCGGCGCCTCGCCGCGCTCGCTCGGCGTCGCCGGGCAGATCATCCCGTGGAACTTCCCGCTGCTCATGCTCGCCTGGAAGATCGCGCCCGCGCTCGCGGCCGGCAACACGGTCGTGCTGAAGCCCGCCGAGACGACGCCGCTCACGGCCCTCATCTTCGCCGAGATCCTCCAGCAGGCCGACCTCCCGCCCGGAGTCGTCAACATCATCACGGGCGCGGGCGACACGGGGCAGGCGCTCGTCGACCACCCCGGCGTCGACAAGATCGCGTTCACGGGTTCGACGGCCGTCGGCCGACGCATCGCGAAGTCGGTCGCGGGCACGCCCAAGAAGCTCTCGCTCGAACTCGGCGGCAAGGCCGCGAACATCGTGTTCGACGATGCTCCGATCGATCAGGCCATCGAGGGCATCGTCAACGGCATCTTCTTCAACCAGGGTCACGTCTGCTGCGCCGGCAGCCGTCTGCTCGTGCAGGAGAACATCCACGACGAGGTCGTCGATCGCCTGAAGTCGCGCCTCTCGACGCTTCGTCTCGGTGACCCGCTCGACAAGAACACCGATATCGGCGCGATCAACTCGCGCGCACAGCTCGAGCGCATCCGCACGCTGTCCGACGTCGGCGTCGCCGAGGGCGCCGATCGCTGGACCGCCGACTGCGCCATCCCCGAGAACGGGTTCTGGTTCGCGCCGACGATCTTCACGAACGTGCAGGCGAGCCACCGCATCGCCCGCGAAGAGGTCTTCGGGCCCGTGCTGTCGGTTCTGACGTTCCGCACTCCCGCCGAGGCGATCGCCAAGGCTAACAACACGCCCTACGGTCTCTCGGCCGGCATCTGGTCCGACAAGGGGTCGCGCATCCTCGCGGTCGCCGACAAGCTGCGCGCCGGCGTCGTCTGGGCGAACACGTTCAACCGCTTCGACCCCGCGTCGCCCTTCGGCGGCTACAAGGAGTCGGGCTACGGCCGCGAGGGCGGCCGCCACGGCCTCGCCGCCTACCTCGAGTCGGCGACGGCGGCCCCGCGCGCTCTGCCCGCGGCAACGGATGACGCGAGCGACGCCATCACGGAGGCGCCGCGCGCCACGAAGAAGACGGCGCGACAGCCTCGCACCGCGAAGAAGGGTGCAGCATCGTGA
- a CDS encoding SDR family oxidoreductase — protein sequence MTPQRILVTGATGYIGGRLAPRLLEAGHDVRVVVRDADRLRDVPWFDDVDVVEGDLTEADVAARAVDGVDVVYYLVHSMGGRGDFEKLEETIARNIARAAADAGVHRIVYLSGLHPESDRLSRHLGSREAVGRILLESGVPTIVFQAGVVIGSGSTSFEMIRHLTEVLPYMPAPKWVRNRIQPIAIRDVLHYLVAAATAPGELNRTFDIGGPDVFRYGQLMNGYALEAGLRQRPIAALPVLTPWLASQWVNLVTPIPRRLAVPIIESLQFDCVVGEHDIDAVIPPPEGGLTGYRRSVRLALERERTGAVETSWRNTAVSGAPSDPLPSDPDWTGHTVYVDERERASQASVGELWRVIEGVGGENGWYSFPLAWALRGWIDKLVGGVGLRRGRRDPSALRPGDAVDFWRVEEIERGSFLRLRAEMRVPGRAWLEMSAESDGTRSLYRQRAVFFPRGLAGRLYWWAIVPFHGIIFAGMAERITTEAAATHAVSEGNGTVTELIG from the coding sequence ATGACACCTCAGCGCATCCTCGTCACCGGAGCGACCGGCTACATCGGAGGGCGTCTCGCGCCGCGCCTCCTCGAAGCGGGCCACGACGTACGCGTCGTCGTGCGCGATGCCGATCGTCTCCGTGACGTGCCGTGGTTCGACGACGTCGATGTCGTCGAGGGCGACCTGACCGAGGCGGATGTCGCGGCTCGGGCCGTCGACGGGGTCGACGTCGTCTACTACCTCGTGCACTCGATGGGCGGGCGCGGCGACTTCGAGAAACTCGAAGAGACGATCGCGCGGAACATTGCACGCGCGGCGGCGGATGCCGGCGTGCACCGCATCGTGTACCTGAGCGGCCTGCACCCCGAATCCGACCGGCTGTCGCGGCACCTCGGTTCACGCGAGGCCGTCGGGCGCATCCTGCTCGAGTCGGGCGTGCCGACGATCGTCTTCCAGGCGGGCGTCGTCATCGGGTCGGGGTCGACCTCATTCGAGATGATCCGTCACCTGACCGAAGTTCTGCCGTACATGCCCGCGCCGAAATGGGTGCGGAACCGCATCCAGCCGATCGCGATCCGCGACGTGCTGCACTACCTCGTCGCGGCCGCCACAGCGCCCGGCGAGCTCAATCGGACCTTCGACATCGGTGGCCCCGACGTATTCCGGTACGGGCAGCTCATGAACGGCTACGCGCTCGAGGCGGGCCTCCGCCAGCGGCCGATCGCGGCGCTGCCCGTGCTGACTCCGTGGCTCGCCTCGCAGTGGGTCAACCTCGTCACGCCGATCCCGAGGCGACTCGCCGTGCCGATCATCGAGTCGCTGCAGTTCGACTGCGTCGTCGGCGAGCACGACATCGACGCCGTCATCCCTCCGCCCGAGGGCGGGCTGACCGGCTACCGACGATCCGTCCGCCTCGCGCTCGAACGGGAACGCACGGGCGCCGTCGAGACCAGTTGGCGGAACACCGCGGTCAGCGGTGCGCCGAGCGATCCGCTGCCGAGCGACCCCGACTGGACGGGGCACACGGTCTACGTCGACGAGCGTGAACGCGCGTCGCAGGCATCCGTCGGCGAGCTCTGGCGGGTCATCGAGGGCGTGGGCGGAGAGAACGGGTGGTACTCGTTCCCGCTCGCGTGGGCGCTGCGCGGCTGGATCGACAAGCTCGTCGGGGGAGTGGGCCTGCGTCGCGGCCGCCGCGATCCGAGCGCGCTGCGTCCCGGTGACGCGGTCGACTTCTGGCGGGTGGAGGAGATCGAGCGGGGGTCGTTCCTCCGACTTCGCGCGGAGATGCGGGTGCCCGGTCGTGCGTGGCTCGAGATGTCGGCGGAATCCGACGGCACGCGATCGCTCTACCGGCAGCGCGCGGTGTTCTTCCCCCGGGGGCTCGCGGGTCGCTTGTACTGGTGGGCGATCGTGCCGTTCCACGGCATCATCTTCGCGGGCATGGCGGAGCGCATCACGACCGAGGCCGCCGCGACACACGCGGTGAGCGAAGGTAACGGAACGGTAACGGAGTTGATAGGGTAG
- a CDS encoding metal-sensitive transcriptional regulator: protein MIDDIQKRALHRTKIIEGQVRGIEKMIENEDYCIDIITLSLAVQKSLASLNKLLVENHLRTHVTHMFEQGGDKHDEAVAELVRIFELANNRG from the coding sequence GTGATCGACGACATCCAGAAGCGCGCTCTGCACCGCACCAAGATCATCGAGGGTCAGGTGCGCGGCATCGAGAAGATGATCGAGAACGAGGACTACTGCATCGACATCATCACCCTGTCGCTCGCTGTGCAGAAGTCGCTCGCGAGCCTCAACAAGCTCCTCGTCGAGAACCATCTGCGCACGCACGTGACCCACATGTTCGAGCAGGGCGGCGACAAGCACGACGAGGCCGTCGCCGAACTCGTCCGCATCTTCGAACTCGCCAACAACCGCGGCTGA
- a CDS encoding aldehyde dehydrogenase family protein, which produces MSRLSVPKTYKLAIGGAFPRSESGRVYEIRRADGEFLANASLASRKDARDAVVAARSAVSAWSGATAYNRGQVLYRIAEVLEGRRAQFVDEIVAVSGVSRAVAGAEVDEAIDRWVWYAGWADKYAQVAGNANPVSGPYFNISVPEPTGVVAIIAPQDSALLGFVSALAPALVAGNSVVIVASESMPLSAISLAEVLATSDVPKGVVNVLTGSPAEIAPWLASHADVNALDLVGAAALDWVDLEILAAETLKRVLPPEQGAGAAAPSLGRITAFTETKTVWHTKSLI; this is translated from the coding sequence GTGAGCCGCTTGAGTGTTCCGAAGACGTACAAGCTCGCGATCGGCGGGGCCTTCCCCCGATCGGAGTCGGGTCGTGTCTACGAGATCCGTCGCGCCGACGGCGAGTTCCTCGCGAACGCGTCGCTCGCGAGCCGGAAGGACGCCCGTGACGCGGTCGTCGCCGCACGCTCCGCCGTGTCGGCGTGGTCGGGCGCGACCGCGTACAACCGCGGACAGGTGCTCTACCGCATCGCCGAGGTGCTCGAGGGCCGTCGCGCGCAGTTCGTCGACGAGATCGTCGCGGTCTCGGGCGTCTCCCGCGCCGTCGCCGGCGCCGAGGTCGACGAGGCCATCGACCGGTGGGTCTGGTACGCGGGCTGGGCCGACAAGTACGCCCAGGTCGCGGGCAACGCGAACCCCGTCTCGGGCCCGTACTTCAACATCTCGGTTCCCGAGCCGACCGGCGTCGTCGCGATCATCGCACCGCAGGACTCGGCCCTCCTCGGCTTCGTGTCGGCCCTCGCTCCGGCGCTCGTCGCCGGAAACAGCGTCGTGATCGTGGCGAGCGAGAGCATGCCGCTCTCGGCGATCAGCCTCGCCGAGGTGCTCGCGACGAGCGACGTGCCGAAGGGCGTCGTGAACGTCCTCACGGGTTCGCCCGCCGAGATCGCACCGTGGCTCGCGAGTCACGCCGACGTCAACGCGCTCGACCTCGTGGGGGCTGCGGCACTCGACTGGGTCGACCTCGAGATCCTCGCCGCCGAGACGCTCAAGCGCGTCCTCCCGCCCGAGCAGGGTGCGGGGGCCGCGGCTCCGTCACTCGGACGCATCACGGCGTTCACGGAGACGAAGACGGTGTGGCACACGAAGTCGCTCATCTGA
- the deoC gene encoding deoxyribose-phosphate aldolase has product MTGTQLASAQERALAILGGEPDDATLRRYLHGIPGVDAVGLEQRAASLGSRSIKTTSKAWALDRIISLIDLTTLEGADTPGKVRSLVAKALTPDASDAQTPRVAAVCVYGDMVPAAVAALGTAHGDPDDGLVSVAAVATAFPSGRSSVAVKLQDTAEAVAAGADEIDMVIDRGAFLAGRYGEVFDQIARVKEACRRPDGGYASLKVILETGELNTYDNVRRASWLSILAGGDFIKTSTGKVAPAATLPVTLLMLEVVRDWHRMTGGRIGVKPAGGIRTSKDAIKYLVTVAETVGEEWLQPHLFRFGASSLLNDVLLQRQKLSTGHYSGADYVTID; this is encoded by the coding sequence ATGACAGGCACCCAGCTCGCCTCGGCCCAGGAGCGCGCACTCGCGATCCTCGGCGGCGAACCCGATGACGCGACCCTGCGTCGTTACCTCCACGGCATCCCCGGCGTCGACGCCGTCGGGCTCGAGCAGCGCGCCGCGTCGCTCGGCTCGCGTTCGATCAAGACGACGTCGAAGGCGTGGGCGCTCGATCGCATCATCTCGCTCATCGACCTGACGACCCTCGAGGGCGCCGACACCCCCGGCAAGGTGCGCTCGCTCGTCGCCAAGGCCCTGACGCCCGACGCCTCCGACGCCCAGACGCCCCGCGTCGCCGCGGTGTGCGTCTACGGAGACATGGTCCCTGCCGCGGTCGCCGCCCTCGGCACGGCCCACGGCGACCCCGACGACGGTCTCGTCTCGGTCGCGGCCGTCGCCACGGCGTTCCCGAGCGGCCGGTCGTCGGTCGCCGTGAAGCTCCAGGACACGGCCGAGGCCGTCGCCGCCGGCGCCGACGAGATCGACATGGTCATTGACCGCGGCGCGTTCCTCGCGGGTCGCTACGGCGAGGTCTTCGACCAGATCGCACGCGTGAAGGAGGCCTGCCGGCGCCCCGACGGCGGCTACGCCTCGCTCAAGGTCATCCTCGAGACGGGCGAGCTCAACACGTACGACAACGTGCGCCGCGCATCGTGGCTCTCGATCCTCGCGGGCGGCGACTTCATCAAGACGTCCACCGGCAAGGTCGCCCCCGCCGCGACGCTCCCCGTTACGCTCCTCATGCTCGAGGTCGTGCGCGACTGGCACCGGATGACCGGCGGCCGCATCGGAGTGAAGCCCGCCGGCGGCATCCGAACCTCGAAGGACGCCATCAAGTACCTCGTCACGGTCGCCGAGACCGTGGGCGAGGAGTGGCTGCAGCCGCACCTCTTCCGCTTCGGGGCGTCGAGCCTCTTGAACGACGTGCTGCTGCAGCGTCAGAAGCTCTCCACCGGCCACTACTCCGGTGCCGACTACGTCACGATCGACTGA
- a CDS encoding CynX/NimT family MFS transporter codes for MSAAAPLWKGRALALVGILLVALNLRTAVASLSPIATTISADIPLPAVLLGALGMVPPLCFAVFGIATPAFTRRFGLERVLITALVVLTAGLVGRGLAPDAWWLLIASAATFAGIGVGNVVLPPLVKKYFPDRVGLLTTMYATILSLSTLVPPLIAVPVAEAAGWRTSLALWSVFALAALVPWIVLVVKPRRGVATVLPEEGEPALVARIWRSKIAWALTAIFFTSSFNAYSIFAWLPTMLEDIAGVTPAQAGILLSIYAGVGLPASLVVPIIAARYHRVGTLIVIGISCFVVGYAGLLFAPTTLPWLWVFFAGAGPLLFPLTLVLINLRTRTHEGAVALSGFVQSVGYLAAAIGPLLVGVIHETTGSWSGALVLLLASVALAAIAGPVAGRRRFLEDEPAR; via the coding sequence GTGAGCGCCGCCGCGCCGCTCTGGAAGGGGCGCGCACTCGCGCTCGTCGGCATCCTGCTCGTCGCGCTCAACCTCCGCACCGCCGTCGCGTCGCTCTCGCCGATCGCGACGACGATCTCGGCCGACATCCCGCTCCCCGCCGTGCTGCTCGGCGCACTCGGCATGGTGCCGCCGCTCTGCTTCGCCGTGTTCGGCATCGCGACACCCGCCTTCACCCGCCGCTTCGGGCTCGAGCGCGTGCTCATCACCGCCCTCGTCGTGCTCACGGCGGGCCTCGTCGGCCGGGGGCTCGCTCCCGATGCCTGGTGGCTCCTCATCGCGAGTGCGGCGACGTTCGCGGGCATCGGCGTCGGCAACGTCGTGCTGCCGCCGCTCGTGAAGAAGTACTTCCCCGATCGCGTGGGTCTCCTGACGACGATGTACGCGACGATCCTCTCGCTCTCGACGCTCGTGCCCCCGCTCATCGCGGTACCCGTCGCCGAGGCGGCGGGCTGGCGCACCTCGCTCGCGCTGTGGTCGGTCTTCGCGCTCGCCGCCCTCGTGCCGTGGATCGTGCTCGTCGTGAAGCCGCGCCGCGGGGTGGCGACCGTGCTCCCCGAAGAGGGCGAGCCTGCGCTCGTCGCGCGCATCTGGCGGTCGAAGATCGCCTGGGCGCTCACCGCGATCTTCTTCACGTCGTCGTTCAACGCCTACTCGATCTTCGCGTGGCTGCCGACGATGCTCGAGGACATCGCCGGTGTGACGCCCGCGCAGGCCGGCATCCTGCTCTCGATCTATGCGGGCGTCGGCCTCCCCGCGTCGCTCGTCGTGCCGATCATCGCCGCGCGCTACCACCGCGTGGGCACGCTCATCGTCATCGGCATCTCGTGCTTCGTCGTCGGGTACGCGGGCCTCCTGTTCGCGCCGACGACTCTGCCGTGGCTGTGGGTGTTCTTCGCGGGCGCGGGGCCGCTGCTCTTCCCGTTGACGCTCGTGCTCATCAACCTGCGCACGCGGACGCACGAAGGAGCGGTCGCGCTCAGCGGGTTCGTGCAGAGCGTCGGCTACCTCGCCGCTGCCATCGGGCCGCTGCTCGTCGGCGTCATCCACGAGACGACCGGATCCTGGTCGGGTGCGCTCGTGCTGCTGCTCGCCTCGGTCGCCCTCGCGGCGATCGCCGGCCCTGTCGCCGGGCGCCGCCGCTTCCTCGAGGACGAGCCCGCGCGCTGA
- a CDS encoding sugar-binding transcriptional regulator, whose product MGENDELLSIRAAELYYEEDKTQDEIGQVLRLTRWKVGRLLSQAKANGFIRIEIVHPRARRLPLERRLRDERGLVDAIVVSGAGVESAEELQARTAQAAADYLTTLRPVPRTLGVSWGRTLHEVSQHLRKGWATGVNVVQINGGVSLNRRSGTAASTAVTIAQKAGGQATLLPSPAILERLETKNAIESDRVVAGVLDLARSANAYLFSAGAADHSSVHLESGYLSPADVDELVRKGAVGDVVGRYIDSDGNIVDPSLDGRTVGLTLDELRTADRCIAVISGRSKHPVANAVVGSRLCSVLVTDEETALHLLDA is encoded by the coding sequence GTGGGCGAGAACGACGAACTGCTCTCGATCAGAGCAGCCGAGCTCTACTACGAGGAAGACAAGACGCAAGACGAGATCGGTCAGGTGCTGCGTCTGACGCGGTGGAAGGTCGGCCGTCTCCTCTCGCAGGCCAAGGCCAACGGGTTCATCCGCATCGAGATCGTGCACCCGCGCGCGCGGAGGCTGCCCCTCGAGCGACGTCTGCGCGACGAACGCGGCCTCGTCGACGCGATCGTGGTCTCGGGTGCGGGCGTCGAGAGCGCCGAAGAGTTGCAGGCGCGCACGGCGCAGGCCGCCGCCGACTACCTCACGACGCTCCGACCCGTTCCGCGCACCCTCGGCGTCAGCTGGGGTCGCACCCTCCACGAGGTCTCCCAACACCTGCGGAAGGGATGGGCGACGGGCGTCAACGTCGTGCAGATCAACGGCGGTGTGAGCCTCAACCGGCGCTCGGGCACCGCGGCGTCCACGGCCGTCACGATCGCGCAGAAGGCTGGGGGACAGGCGACCCTGCTGCCGAGCCCCGCGATCCTCGAGCGGCTCGAGACGAAGAACGCCATCGAATCCGACCGCGTCGTCGCGGGCGTGCTCGATCTCGCGCGCTCGGCTAACGCCTACCTCTTCAGCGCAGGCGCCGCCGACCACTCGTCGGTGCACCTCGAGAGCGGCTACCTCTCGCCGGCCGACGTCGACGAACTCGTCCGCAAGGGCGCCGTCGGTGACGTCGTCGGCCGCTACATCGACTCCGACGGCAATATCGTCGATCCCTCGCTCGACGGTCGGACCGTCGGGCTCACCCTCGACGAGCTGCGCACCGCCGACCGGTGCATCGCCGTCATCTCGGGGCGCTCGAAGCACCCCGTCGCCAATGCCGTCGTCGGCAGCCGACTCTGCTCGGTGCTCGTCACCGACGAAGAGACCGCGCTCCACCTGCTCGACGCATGA
- a CDS encoding DEAD/DEAH box helicase: MAQTTKRQRTRSRDDDAPIIPILARKVREVEAKAQGGKVGPTNRTKFQVIALLMREERARVKADTEINDGTRAELLKRLDGIAQILAKTAARDTSLIALLEPDASVSTVAQRFRRDWLLESGAELSPDELIITREAAPAPVLSENQVVPPSVKSRQLANPFLAPDLTPPAPSSAPVRRLANWELLGPLFKSFEYGAGGQAASMELPDAPRIDRLAPRGLEIMKHQASFVEAVRHGHREFLLADEPGLGKTAQSVLAASVADAYPLLAVVPNVVKMNWAREVERWTPHRRATVIHGDGATLDAFADVVIVNYDVLDRHMNWLSTLGFKGMVVDEAHFIKNLQSQRSKNVLALAESIRRGTRDPLMLALTGTPLINDIDDFRAIWKFLGWIDGDKPSSALLAELEENGLTPADTGFYAAARRTVIDLGIVRRRKVDVASDLPAKRIADLPVELDDEFGRSIRAAERELGHRLADRFRALVAARDLRVGDLDDDQRDAFIRAVAKSELEESKSSKSGDNVFTMVRRIGQAKAGLAADYAAQLARSAGKVVFFAKHIDVMDSAEAAFAANDLRTVSIRGDQSAVARQSAIDAFNNDPDVHIAVCSLTAAGVGVNLQAASNVVLAELSWTAAEQTQAIDRVHRIGQEEPVTAWRIIAAHTIDARIAELIDSKQGLAARALDGADVEPGSADSVQLDALQHLIRQALDGRL, from the coding sequence TTGGCCCAGACCACCAAGCGTCAGCGCACCCGCTCTCGCGACGACGACGCACCGATCATCCCGATCCTCGCGCGCAAGGTCCGCGAGGTCGAGGCCAAGGCGCAGGGCGGCAAGGTCGGCCCCACGAACCGCACCAAGTTCCAGGTCATCGCGCTCCTCATGCGCGAAGAGCGTGCTCGGGTCAAGGCCGACACCGAGATCAACGACGGAACGCGTGCCGAACTCCTCAAGCGCCTCGACGGCATCGCGCAGATCCTCGCGAAGACCGCCGCGCGCGACACGAGCCTCATCGCGCTCCTCGAGCCCGACGCATCGGTCTCGACCGTGGCTCAGCGCTTCCGCCGTGACTGGCTGCTCGAGTCGGGCGCCGAGCTCAGCCCCGATGAACTCATCATCACGCGCGAAGCAGCGCCCGCCCCCGTGCTCTCCGAGAACCAGGTCGTGCCGCCGTCGGTCAAGTCGCGCCAGCTCGCGAACCCCTTCCTCGCGCCCGACCTCACGCCCCCTGCGCCCTCATCGGCGCCCGTGCGTCGTCTCGCGAACTGGGAGCTCCTCGGCCCCCTCTTCAAGTCGTTCGAGTACGGCGCCGGCGGTCAGGCCGCCTCGATGGAGCTGCCCGACGCGCCGCGCATCGACCGGCTCGCGCCCCGCGGCCTCGAGATCATGAAGCACCAGGCGAGCTTCGTCGAGGCCGTGCGTCACGGTCACCGCGAGTTCCTGCTCGCCGACGAGCCCGGTCTCGGCAAGACCGCGCAGAGTGTCCTCGCGGCATCCGTCGCCGATGCGTATCCGCTCCTCGCCGTCGTGCCGAACGTCGTGAAGATGAACTGGGCGCGTGAGGTCGAGCGGTGGACACCGCATCGCCGCGCGACCGTCATCCACGGCGACGGCGCGACCCTCGACGCCTTCGCCGACGTCGTCATCGTCAACTACGACGTGCTCGATCGGCACATGAACTGGCTCTCGACGCTCGGCTTCAAGGGCATGGTCGTCGACGAGGCGCACTTCATCAAGAACCTGCAGTCGCAGCGCTCGAAGAACGTGCTCGCGCTCGCCGAGAGCATCCGTCGCGGCACGCGCGACCCGCTCATGCTCGCTCTCACCGGTACCCCGCTCATCAACGACATCGACGACTTCCGGGCGATCTGGAAGTTCCTCGGCTGGATCGACGGCGACAAACCATCCTCCGCCCTCCTCGCGGAACTCGAGGAGAACGGACTGACGCCGGCCGACACGGGCTTCTACGCCGCCGCCCGACGCACCGTGATCGACCTCGGCATCGTGCGTCGACGGAAGGTCGACGTCGCCTCCGATCTGCCTGCGAAGCGCATCGCCGACCTGCCCGTCGAGCTCGACGACGAGTTCGGCCGCTCGATCCGCGCGGCGGAGCGTGAACTCGGACACCGTCTCGCCGATCGCTTCCGCGCACTCGTCGCCGCTCGTGACCTGCGCGTCGGCGACCTCGACGACGACCAGCGCGATGCGTTCATCCGCGCGGTCGCGAAGTCGGAGCTCGAGGAGTCGAAGTCGTCGAAGTCGGGCGACAACGTCTTCACCATGGTGCGGCGCATCGGTCAGGCGAAGGCCGGCCTCGCGGCCGACTACGCGGCCCAGCTCGCGCGCTCGGCCGGCAAGGTGGTCTTCTTCGCGAAGCACATCGATGTCATGGACTCCGCCGAGGCGGCGTTCGCCGCGAACGACCTCCGCACGGTGTCGATCCGCGGTGACCAGTCGGCCGTCGCGCGGCAGTCGGCCATCGACGCGTTCAACAACGATCCCGACGTGCACATCGCGGTCTGCTCGCTCACGGCTGCCGGTGTCGGCGTGAACCTGCAGGCGGCGTCGAACGTCGTGCTCGCCGAGCTCAGCTGGACGGCTGCCGAGCAGACGCAGGCGATCGACCGCGTGCACCGCATCGGGCAAGAGGAGCCCGTCACAGCGTGGCGCATCATCGCCGCGCACACGATCGACGCGCGCATCGCCGAGCTCATCGACTCGAAGCAGGGCCTCGCGGCTCGGGCGCTCGACGGTGCCGACGTCGAGCCGGGTTCGGCCGATTCGGTTCAGCTCGACGCGCTCCAGCACCTCATCCGGCAGGCACTCGACGGCCGTCTGTAG